The DNA window GCCCACCGCCGCCTGAACCAGCGGAGCTATTTCTGCTGCTTCGTCCCGATAAGCTTGTCTGATTTGCAATGATATTCCTCCGCATTGTTATAGTAACATCAATTATTATACCATATGTTTGCCACTGAACCCTGCCAACCCTGCCTGTTATTGACTGCTCTTGCCTACAACTACTATAATGAAGCCAAGGTGTAAAATCTTCGTTTTTCCCGCTACTTGACCATGACCCGCTTCAAACTTTTTGCCCTATTGACAGGATGTGACTTACATATGAACAATAGTGCGGATATTGCTCAGCTAGGCTTTGTCCTTGAACCTTCTGCCATCCATAGTAGACGCAGCATTTCGGTAAACGATGTTCGCCTACTGTTCGCGTCTACAAAGCCGACTCTATCTTATGAAGAAATTCGGCAATTAGTAATAGACAACAACATCCTGGGCAAGGGTACATATTCTTCTCGCCAGGGCATTCTTCGTTGCCTGAGGGAGTTCTACGGTCTCAATTCAGATATTCTTGTCTACAGCGCGTTGCGCTTCTTCTGGCACTACGATATTGAAGAACAGCCTCTGCTGGCTCTTCTTTGCGCCGCTGCTCGGGATCCAATTCTGCGCCAGTCAGCCGGCATCGTTTTGGCTTGGCCACAAGATACTACCCTGCCTAAAGCAGCTCTGGAAGAGACCCTAAAAGAAAAATACTCCAACCGCTACAGTCCCGGTATAATGGCCGGAATGGTACGCCGACTACTATCTTCCTGGAAGCAAGCCGGCCATTTGTCCGGTCATCGCACCAAAGTCCGTACTCGGGCCACATCCGGCCCGGCCAGCACCGCCTATGCTCTCTTTTTAGGATACATAACCGGGCTCCGTGGACAATATCTGCTGGACTCCCTCTGGGTCAAGTTGCTCGACGCTCCCCTAGCAGACGTACATGATCATGCTTTTGCGGCCGCCAATCGCGGCTGGCTAGATTACAAAAACGCCGGCGGAGTAGTAGAAATCAGCTTTCC is part of the Bacillota bacterium genome and encodes:
- a CDS encoding DUF1819 family protein: MNNSADIAQLGFVLEPSAIHSRRSISVNDVRLLFASTKPTLSYEEIRQLVIDNNILGKGTYSSRQGILRCLREFYGLNSDILVYSALRFFWHYDIEEQPLLALLCAAARDPILRQSAGIVLAWPQDTTLPKAALEETLKEKYSNRYSPGIMAGMVRRLLSSWKQAGHLSGHRTKVRTRATSGPASTAYALFLGYITGLRGQYLLDSLWVKLLDAPLADVHDHAFAAANRGWLDYKNAGGVVEISFPDVWDSRSEK